Proteins from a single region of Juglans microcarpa x Juglans regia isolate MS1-56 chromosome 5S, Jm3101_v1.0, whole genome shotgun sequence:
- the LOC121268307 gene encoding DNA damage-binding protein 1 isoform X2 — protein MEEILASFTVRLEELQVLDIKFLYGCSKPTVVVLYQDNKDARHVKTYEVALKDKDFVEGPWSQNNLDNGADLLIPVPPPLCGVIIIGEETIVYCSANAFKAIPIRPSITRAYGRVDADGSRYLLGDHAGLLHLLVITHEKEKVTGLKIELLGETSIASTVSYLDNAFVYIGSSYGDSQLVKLNLQPDAKGSYVEVLERYVNLGPIVDFCVVDLERQGQGQVVTCSGAYKDGSLRIVRNGIGINEQASVELQGIKGMWSLRSSTDDPFDTFLVVSFISETRILAMNLEDELEETEIEGFCSQVQTLFCHDAVHNQLVQVTSSSVRLVSSTSRELRHEWNAPSGYSINVATANATQVLLATGCGHLAYLEIGDGILTEVKHGQLEYEISCLDINPIGENPNYSQLAAVGMWTDISVRIFSLPDLNLITKELLGGEIIPRSVLLCAFEGISYLLCALGDGHLLNFLLNTSTGELTDRKKVSLGTQPITLRTFSSKNTTHVFAASDRPTVIYSSNKKLLYSNVNLKEVSHMCPFNSAAFPDSLAIAKEGELTIGTIDDIQKLHIRSIPLGEHARRICHQEQSRTFAICSVKYNQSSPEDSEMHFIRLLDDQTFEFISTYPLDTLEYGCSILSCSFSDDNNVYYCVATAYVLPEENEPTKGRILVFLVEDGKLQLIAEKETKGSVYSLNAFNGKLLAAINQKIQLYKWMLRDDGSHELQSECGHHGHILALYVQTRGDFIVVGDLMKSISLLIYKHEEGAIEERARDYNANWMSAVEILDDDIYLGAENNFNLFTVRKNSEGATDEERGRLEVVGEYHLGEFVNRFRHGSLVMRLPDSDVGQIPTVIFGTVNGVIGVIASLPHEQYLFLEKLQSNLRKVIKGVGGLSHEQWRSFNNEKKTVDARNFLDGDLIESFLDLNRGKMDDISKALNVSVEELCKRVEELTRLH, from the exons ATGGAAGAGATCTTGGCCTCCTTCACTGTAAG GCTGGAGGAGCTTCAAGTTTTGGATATTAAGTTTCTTTATGGTTGTTCAAAACCCACAGTTGTGGTTCTCTACCAG GATAACAAAGATGCTCGCCATGTTAAAACGTATGAGGTTGCTCTTAAGGATAAAGATTTTGTCGAGGGTCCTTGGTCCCAGAACAATCTTGACAATGGGGCTGATTTACTAATACCAGTACCTCCACCTCTCTGTGGCGTCATTATCATTGGAGAGGAAACAATTGTCTACTGCAGTGCCAATGCATTCAAAGCAATCCCAATCAGACCG TCCATCACAAGAGCCTATGGAAGAGTCGATGCTGATGGTTCGAGGTATTTACTTGGCGACCATGCTGGGCTACTTCACCTCCTTGTTATAACCCATGAGAAAGAAAA GGTTACTGGACTCAAAATTGAGCTCTTGGGAGAAACTTCAATTGCATCTACTGTATCATATCTTGATAATGCATTTGTATATATTGGGTCAAGCTATGGAGATTCACAG CTTGTGAAGTTAAATCTTCAGCCTGATGCAAAAGGTTCATACGTGGAGGTACTAGAACGATACGTCAACTTGGGGCCAATTGTTGACTTTTGTGTTGTGGACCTAGAAAGGCAAGGCCAAGGTCAGGTTGTAACTTGCTCTGGAGCTTATAAAGATGGTTCTCTTCGCATTGTTCGAAATGGAATAGGCATCAATGAACAG GCTTCAGTAGAACTTCAAGGTATTAAGGGAATGTGGTCATTAAGATCTTCTACTGATGATCCATTTGACACATTCCTGGTTGTAAGCTTTATCAGTGAGACGCGAATTTTGGCAATGAATCTTGAGGACGAGTTGGAAGAAACTGAGATAGAGGGCTTCTGCTCTCAAGTGCAGACTTTGTTTTGCCATGATGCTGTGCACAACCAACTCGTACAA GTCACCTCAAGCTCTGTGAGACTGGTCAGTTCTACATCTAGAGAGCTGCGGCATGAGTGGAATGCTCCTTCTGGCTATTCGATTAATGTTGCCACTGCTAATGCCACCCAG GTTTTATTGGCAACCGGTTGCGGCCATTTAGCTTATCTAGAAATTGGAGATGGTATATTGACAGAAGTAAAACATGGTCAGTTGGAGTATGAGATCTCATGCCTTGACATAAATCCCATCGGTGAGAATCCCAACTATAGCCAGCTCGCTGCTGTTGGGATGTGGACGGATATAAGTGTAAGGATATTTTCACTTCCTGACCTGAATCTTATCACAAAGGAACTCTTGGGCGGAGAAATTATACCTCGGTCCGTTCTTCTCTGTGCCTTTGAAGGG ATATCTTATTTGCTATGTGCCCTTGGAGATGGGCATCtattgaattttcttttgaacaCTAGCACCGGTGAGCTAACAGATAGGAAAAAAGTCTCTCTTGGGACCCAGCCTATTACTCTTCGTACTTTCTCATCCAAGAATACTACACACGTGTTTGCTGCATCAGATAGGCCAACTGTTATTTATAGTAGCAACAAAAAGCTACTTTACAGTAATGTAAATCTGAAAGAAGTTAGCCATATGTGCCCTTTCAACTCTGCTGCTTTCCCAGACAG CCTTGCAATTGCAAAAGAAGGTGAACTTACTATTGGCACCATTGATGATATCCAGAAGCTTCACATCCGCTCTATCCCACTTGGGGAGCATGCACGCCGTATCTGTCATCAGGAGCAGTCCAGGACATTTGCCATTTGCAGTGTGAAGTATAACCAGTCCAGTCCAGAAGATTCTGAAATGCATTTCATCCGGCTGTTGGATGACCAGACCTTTGAGTTCATATCTACTTACCCACTTGACACTTTGGAGTATGGTTGCTCCATCCTTAGTTGCTCTTTCTCCGATGATAATAATGTATACTACTGTGTTGCCACTGCTTATGTATTGCCAGAAGAGAATGAACCAACCAAG GGCCGAATACTTGTTTTCTTAGTTGAAGATGGGAAGCTACAGCTTATTGCTGAGAAGGAAACTAAGGGGTCTGTTTACTCTTTGAATGCCTTTAATGGCAAACTGCTAGCTGCTATTAATCAAAAAATCCAGTTGTACAAATGGATGCTTCGGGATGATGGTTCTCATGAGCTACAATCTGAATGTGGACATCATGGACACATACTTGCACTCTATGTACAAACTCGTGGAGATTTCATTGTTGTTGGTGATCTGATGAAGTCAATCTCCTTGTTAATCTATAAG CATGAAGAAGGTGCCATTGAAGAGCGAGCCCGTGACTACAATGCAAATTGGATGTCAGCTGTAGAGATTCTTGATGATGACATTTATCTTGGTGCTGAAAATAACTTCAATCTTTTCACTGTCCGGAAAAATAGCGAAGGTGCTACTGATGAAGAACGGGGTCGTCTTGAGGTAGTTGGCGAGTATCACCTTGGAGAATTTGTCAATCGGTTCCGGCATGGTTCCCTTGTCATGCGTTTGCCAGATTCTGATGTGGGTCAGATCCCAACTGTCATTTTTGGTACTGTCAACGGTGTAATTGGAGTCATCGCTTCACTACCTCATGAGCAGTACCTCTTTTTAGAGAAGCTTCAATCAAACTTGAGGAAGGTGATAAAGGGTGTTGGGGGGTTGAGCCACGAGCAGTGGAGGTCATTTAACAATGAGAAGAAGACAGTAGATGCCAGAAATTTCTTAGATGGAGATCTGATTGAGTCGTTCCTTGATCTCAATCGTGGTAAGATGGATGATATCTCAAAGGCATTGAATGTTTCAGTTGAGGAGCTTTGCAAGAGAGTTGAAGAGTTGACCAGGCTGCATTGA
- the LOC121268308 gene encoding uncharacterized protein LOC121268308: MKLRPEFESVKAGLLNRNPVPSLDICLRDLLREEQRLSTQMGMTSEKVFSVNVAYAAQRRGRNKLQCFSCKEFGHIAHNCPKKVCNYCKEGHIIKDCRVRPQNRQSQAFQAAVQPSSSSAPPIVSSDSSILTPTMVQQMIVSAFTALGLQRSGVGDGDREGA; the protein is encoded by the exons atgaagctTCGACCTGAATTTGAGTCTGTTAAAGCCGGTTTATTGAACCGTAATCCGGTTCCTTCCTTGGATATTTGCTTGAGAGATTTATTGCGTGAAGAACAACGGTTATCCACTCAAATGGGTATGACTTCTGAGAAGGTATTTTCTGTGAATGTAGCCTATGCAGCACAAAGGAGAGGGAGGAATAAGTTGCAGTGTTTCAGTTGCAAGGAGTTCGGTCATATTGCTCACAACTGTCCGAAGAAAGTTTGTAACTACTGCAAAGAGGGTCATATCATCAAAGACTGTCGAGTGCGGCCTCAGAATCGCCAATCTCAAGCCTTTCAAGCTGCTGTTCAGCCCTCGTCTTCTTCTGCGCCCCCCATTGTAAGCTCTGATTCATCTATTCTCACACCTACCATGGTCCAACAGATGATTGTGTCTGCTTTTACGGCTTTAGGCCTGCAAA GATCAGGTGTCGGAGACGGTGATCGCGAAGGGGCCTAA
- the LOC121268309 gene encoding photosystem I reaction center subunit psaK, chloroplastic codes for MATTVMTSLPQYSGLRPKISAAPVRTLAAIQPMRRKGKGALGARCDYIGSPTNLIMVVSTSLMLFAGRFGLAPSANRKATAGLKLEVRDSGLQTGDPAGFTLADTLACGSVGHIIGVGVVLGLKNIGAL; via the exons ATGGCAACTACTGTGATGACTTCTCTCCCACAATATAGTGGGCTAAGACCCAAAATCTCAGCAGCACCTGTCCGAACCCTG GCAGCAATTCAACCAATGAGGCGTAAGGGAAAGGGAGCTTTGGGTGCTCGCTGTGATTACATTGGATCACCCACAAATTTG ATAATGGTGGTTTCTACAAGCCTGATGCTATTTGCTGGGAGGTTTGGGTTGGCACCATCAGCAAACAGAAAGGCGACGGCAGGACTAAAGCTTGAAGTGAGGGACTCCGGACTGCAGACAGGTGACCCAGCTGGTTTCACTCTTGCAGATACCTTGGCATGTGGATCAGTTGGTCACATTATTGGGGTTGGGGTTGTTCTTGGCCTTAAAAACATTGGTGCACtgtaa
- the LOC121268307 gene encoding DNA damage-binding protein 1 isoform X1, with product MSIWNYVVTAHKPTNVTHSCVGNFTSPQELNLIIAKCTRIEIHLLTAQGLQPMLDVPIYGRIATLELFRPHGEAQDFLFIATERYKFCVLQWDSETSELITRAMGDVSDRIGRPTDNGQIGIIDPDCRLIGLHLYDGLFKVIPFDNKGQLKEAFNIRLEELQVLDIKFLYGCSKPTVVVLYQDNKDARHVKTYEVALKDKDFVEGPWSQNNLDNGADLLIPVPPPLCGVIIIGEETIVYCSANAFKAIPIRPSITRAYGRVDADGSRYLLGDHAGLLHLLVITHEKEKVTGLKIELLGETSIASTVSYLDNAFVYIGSSYGDSQLVKLNLQPDAKGSYVEVLERYVNLGPIVDFCVVDLERQGQGQVVTCSGAYKDGSLRIVRNGIGINEQASVELQGIKGMWSLRSSTDDPFDTFLVVSFISETRILAMNLEDELEETEIEGFCSQVQTLFCHDAVHNQLVQVTSSSVRLVSSTSRELRHEWNAPSGYSINVATANATQVLLATGCGHLAYLEIGDGILTEVKHGQLEYEISCLDINPIGENPNYSQLAAVGMWTDISVRIFSLPDLNLITKELLGGEIIPRSVLLCAFEGISYLLCALGDGHLLNFLLNTSTGELTDRKKVSLGTQPITLRTFSSKNTTHVFAASDRPTVIYSSNKKLLYSNVNLKEVSHMCPFNSAAFPDSLAIAKEGELTIGTIDDIQKLHIRSIPLGEHARRICHQEQSRTFAICSVKYNQSSPEDSEMHFIRLLDDQTFEFISTYPLDTLEYGCSILSCSFSDDNNVYYCVATAYVLPEENEPTKGRILVFLVEDGKLQLIAEKETKGSVYSLNAFNGKLLAAINQKIQLYKWMLRDDGSHELQSECGHHGHILALYVQTRGDFIVVGDLMKSISLLIYKHEEGAIEERARDYNANWMSAVEILDDDIYLGAENNFNLFTVRKNSEGATDEERGRLEVVGEYHLGEFVNRFRHGSLVMRLPDSDVGQIPTVIFGTVNGVIGVIASLPHEQYLFLEKLQSNLRKVIKGVGGLSHEQWRSFNNEKKTVDARNFLDGDLIESFLDLNRGKMDDISKALNVSVEELCKRVEELTRLH from the exons CCTATGTTGGATGTGCCGATATATGGGAGAATCGCAACACTTGAACTTTTTCGCCCTCAT GGTGAGGCGCAGGATTTTCTATTTATTGCAACGGAAAGATACAAATTCTGTGTTCTTCAATGGGATTCCGAGACATCCGAGCTTATTACCAG AGCAATGGGGGATGTTTCAGACCGTATTGGTCGTCCTACAGACAATGGGCag ATTGGCATAATTGATCCAGATTGCAGACTAATTGGACTCCATTTATATGATGGATTGTTCAAG GTCATTCCGTTTGATAACAAAGGGCAGCTCAAAGAAGCATTTAACATTAG GCTGGAGGAGCTTCAAGTTTTGGATATTAAGTTTCTTTATGGTTGTTCAAAACCCACAGTTGTGGTTCTCTACCAG GATAACAAAGATGCTCGCCATGTTAAAACGTATGAGGTTGCTCTTAAGGATAAAGATTTTGTCGAGGGTCCTTGGTCCCAGAACAATCTTGACAATGGGGCTGATTTACTAATACCAGTACCTCCACCTCTCTGTGGCGTCATTATCATTGGAGAGGAAACAATTGTCTACTGCAGTGCCAATGCATTCAAAGCAATCCCAATCAGACCG TCCATCACAAGAGCCTATGGAAGAGTCGATGCTGATGGTTCGAGGTATTTACTTGGCGACCATGCTGGGCTACTTCACCTCCTTGTTATAACCCATGAGAAAGAAAA GGTTACTGGACTCAAAATTGAGCTCTTGGGAGAAACTTCAATTGCATCTACTGTATCATATCTTGATAATGCATTTGTATATATTGGGTCAAGCTATGGAGATTCACAG CTTGTGAAGTTAAATCTTCAGCCTGATGCAAAAGGTTCATACGTGGAGGTACTAGAACGATACGTCAACTTGGGGCCAATTGTTGACTTTTGTGTTGTGGACCTAGAAAGGCAAGGCCAAGGTCAGGTTGTAACTTGCTCTGGAGCTTATAAAGATGGTTCTCTTCGCATTGTTCGAAATGGAATAGGCATCAATGAACAG GCTTCAGTAGAACTTCAAGGTATTAAGGGAATGTGGTCATTAAGATCTTCTACTGATGATCCATTTGACACATTCCTGGTTGTAAGCTTTATCAGTGAGACGCGAATTTTGGCAATGAATCTTGAGGACGAGTTGGAAGAAACTGAGATAGAGGGCTTCTGCTCTCAAGTGCAGACTTTGTTTTGCCATGATGCTGTGCACAACCAACTCGTACAA GTCACCTCAAGCTCTGTGAGACTGGTCAGTTCTACATCTAGAGAGCTGCGGCATGAGTGGAATGCTCCTTCTGGCTATTCGATTAATGTTGCCACTGCTAATGCCACCCAG GTTTTATTGGCAACCGGTTGCGGCCATTTAGCTTATCTAGAAATTGGAGATGGTATATTGACAGAAGTAAAACATGGTCAGTTGGAGTATGAGATCTCATGCCTTGACATAAATCCCATCGGTGAGAATCCCAACTATAGCCAGCTCGCTGCTGTTGGGATGTGGACGGATATAAGTGTAAGGATATTTTCACTTCCTGACCTGAATCTTATCACAAAGGAACTCTTGGGCGGAGAAATTATACCTCGGTCCGTTCTTCTCTGTGCCTTTGAAGGG ATATCTTATTTGCTATGTGCCCTTGGAGATGGGCATCtattgaattttcttttgaacaCTAGCACCGGTGAGCTAACAGATAGGAAAAAAGTCTCTCTTGGGACCCAGCCTATTACTCTTCGTACTTTCTCATCCAAGAATACTACACACGTGTTTGCTGCATCAGATAGGCCAACTGTTATTTATAGTAGCAACAAAAAGCTACTTTACAGTAATGTAAATCTGAAAGAAGTTAGCCATATGTGCCCTTTCAACTCTGCTGCTTTCCCAGACAG CCTTGCAATTGCAAAAGAAGGTGAACTTACTATTGGCACCATTGATGATATCCAGAAGCTTCACATCCGCTCTATCCCACTTGGGGAGCATGCACGCCGTATCTGTCATCAGGAGCAGTCCAGGACATTTGCCATTTGCAGTGTGAAGTATAACCAGTCCAGTCCAGAAGATTCTGAAATGCATTTCATCCGGCTGTTGGATGACCAGACCTTTGAGTTCATATCTACTTACCCACTTGACACTTTGGAGTATGGTTGCTCCATCCTTAGTTGCTCTTTCTCCGATGATAATAATGTATACTACTGTGTTGCCACTGCTTATGTATTGCCAGAAGAGAATGAACCAACCAAG GGCCGAATACTTGTTTTCTTAGTTGAAGATGGGAAGCTACAGCTTATTGCTGAGAAGGAAACTAAGGGGTCTGTTTACTCTTTGAATGCCTTTAATGGCAAACTGCTAGCTGCTATTAATCAAAAAATCCAGTTGTACAAATGGATGCTTCGGGATGATGGTTCTCATGAGCTACAATCTGAATGTGGACATCATGGACACATACTTGCACTCTATGTACAAACTCGTGGAGATTTCATTGTTGTTGGTGATCTGATGAAGTCAATCTCCTTGTTAATCTATAAG CATGAAGAAGGTGCCATTGAAGAGCGAGCCCGTGACTACAATGCAAATTGGATGTCAGCTGTAGAGATTCTTGATGATGACATTTATCTTGGTGCTGAAAATAACTTCAATCTTTTCACTGTCCGGAAAAATAGCGAAGGTGCTACTGATGAAGAACGGGGTCGTCTTGAGGTAGTTGGCGAGTATCACCTTGGAGAATTTGTCAATCGGTTCCGGCATGGTTCCCTTGTCATGCGTTTGCCAGATTCTGATGTGGGTCAGATCCCAACTGTCATTTTTGGTACTGTCAACGGTGTAATTGGAGTCATCGCTTCACTACCTCATGAGCAGTACCTCTTTTTAGAGAAGCTTCAATCAAACTTGAGGAAGGTGATAAAGGGTGTTGGGGGGTTGAGCCACGAGCAGTGGAGGTCATTTAACAATGAGAAGAAGACAGTAGATGCCAGAAATTTCTTAGATGGAGATCTGATTGAGTCGTTCCTTGATCTCAATCGTGGTAAGATGGATGATATCTCAAAGGCATTGAATGTTTCAGTTGAGGAGCTTTGCAAGAGAGTTGAAGAGTTGACCAGGCTGCATTGA